From the genome of Salmo trutta unplaced genomic scaffold, fSalTru1.1, whole genome shotgun sequence, one region includes:
- the LOC115182703 gene encoding mothers against decapentaplegic homolog 6: MFRTKRSGLVRRLWRSRLIPHSEGGHGEYNGPSREGSPRDDLFTTCYNPERFPKTDLRPITASGSPAGDLGGGGGFNSAESCSSGWDQHGGAMSVTVCVPGQGQGNPEAVQDNECRTVTCCLFKDRDHCEVEPIAPGREPLQDSDSCQFVLRNHVGRTRDNGSPETNPRTVLEQELKTATYSLLKCLKEKTLDTLLEAVESREGTWSDCVMVSQTEMSLGGHTAVSPPLLLCKLYRWSDLQHTAQLKPLCECKSFGNLDGTVVCCNPYHYSRLCSVGRSAPALSHTHTHTHTHTHTHTHTHTHTHTHTHIHTQL, encoded by the coding sequence ATGTTCAGGACGAAACGCTCAGGTCTTGTGCGGCGACTCTGGAGAAGCCGTTTGATTCCACATAGTGAAGGGGGACATGGTGAATATAATGGCCCAAGTAGAGAGGGAAGTCCTAGAGACGATCTCTTCACAACCTGCTACAACCCGGAGAGATTTCCCAAAACGGATCTCCGACCGATAACGGCAAGCGGGTCACCTGCAGGGGATTTAGGTGGAGGAGGTGGCTTCAACTCGGCGGAGAGTTGCAGCAGCGGTTGGGACCAACATGGGGGTGCTATGTCGGTGACTGTGTGTGTCCCGGGGCAGGGGCAGGGTAACCCTGAGGCAGTGCAGGACAACGAATGCAGGACGGTGACGTGTTGTTTATTTAAAGACCGGGACCACTGTGAAGTTGAACCCATTGCCCCGGGGAGGGAACCGTTACAAGACTCCGACTCCTGTCAATTTGTTTTGAGGAACCACGTCGGTAGAACTCGGGACAACGGTTCTCCTGAAACGAATCCGCGCACCGTACTGGAGCAAGAACTAAAAACCGCTACATATTCTCTGTTGAAATGTCTAAAGGAAAAAACCCTGGATACTTTATTGGAGGCGGTAGAGTCCAGAGAAGGGACGTGGAGCGATTGTGTGATGGTATCCCAGACAGAGATGAGTTTGGGTGGACACACGGCCGTATCTCCGCCGCTCCTGCTGTGTAAACTCTACCGTTGGTCGGACCTCCAGCACACCGCCCAGCTCAAGCCGCTCTGTGAGTGTAAGAGTTTCGGGAATCTGGATGGCACTGTGGTATGCTGCAACCCCTATCACTACAGCCGGCTCTGCAGCGTAGGTAGGAGTGCACctgctctgtcacacacacacacacacacacacacacacacacacacacacacacacacacacacacacacacacacacacacacacattcacacacagttATAA